A genomic window from Nocardioides sp. BP30 includes:
- a CDS encoding M1 family metallopeptidase: MINLGAARGRRARARHGRRYRSTLALAATTALVGSLSGTPALAGSAAASVPAGYGAAVSTPRIDSYYPAHGNDVVDALHYGLNLTWHPRRRSLAGTETLVFRAAKDAAAIPLDLSNALTVTAAAVDGHAVAATRSTDHVSLPVRVAAGQVHTVTLSYAGRPQPVAAPGTRSDESVNGFISKRDGRAYAMQEPYGAFTWYAVNDQPADKALYDFTLHVPAPFVSIANGRLTHRRTRHGVTTTRWHLASPAASYLATVAFGDYRETKLGKVHGTPLSYWTPTDRPALVRQLRFMKKDFRWLERLLGRYPFATLSLVVVPSKSAMETQTMISEGSDRYALAEDNVVHEMSHQWWGDQVTPNDWRDVWMSEGMAMYIQYRWLDHVDHYPTGTWVSYETSREDDMLLSKYGPPGAYNRADFGSSNIYLPPARMWWKLSESLGRSRFDTLLRGWTASHPHSSQSRETLEDWWSTASGRDLHSFFQGWLLATEDPS, from the coding sequence GTGATCAATCTTGGAGCCGCCCGCGGCCGACGCGCCCGGGCGCGTCATGGCCGCCGCTACCGGTCGACCCTCGCCCTCGCCGCCACCACCGCGCTGGTCGGCTCGCTGAGCGGGACGCCCGCCCTCGCGGGCAGCGCCGCCGCGAGCGTCCCGGCCGGCTACGGCGCCGCGGTCAGCACGCCGCGGATCGACTCCTACTACCCGGCGCACGGCAACGACGTCGTCGACGCACTGCACTACGGCCTGAACCTGACCTGGCACCCGCGCCGGCGCTCGTTGGCCGGGACCGAGACGCTCGTCTTCCGCGCCGCCAAGGACGCCGCCGCGATCCCGCTGGACCTGTCCAACGCGCTCACCGTGACGGCGGCAGCGGTCGACGGCCACGCCGTAGCGGCGACGCGGAGCACCGACCACGTGAGCCTGCCGGTCCGGGTGGCCGCCGGCCAGGTCCACACCGTGACGCTGAGCTACGCCGGGCGCCCCCAGCCGGTGGCGGCACCGGGCACGCGCAGCGACGAGTCGGTCAACGGGTTCATCAGCAAGCGCGACGGTCGCGCCTACGCCATGCAGGAGCCGTACGGCGCCTTCACGTGGTACGCCGTCAACGATCAGCCGGCCGACAAGGCGCTCTACGACTTCACCCTGCACGTGCCGGCGCCGTTCGTCAGCATCGCGAACGGCCGGCTCACGCACCGCCGTACCCGCCACGGCGTGACGACCACGCGCTGGCACCTCGCCTCCCCCGCCGCGTCGTACCTGGCCACGGTCGCCTTCGGCGACTATCGCGAGACGAAGCTGGGCAAGGTGCACGGCACCCCGCTCTCGTACTGGACGCCCACCGACCGGCCGGCCCTGGTCAGGCAGCTGCGGTTCATGAAGAAGGACTTCCGCTGGCTCGAGCGGCTGCTGGGCCGCTACCCGTTCGCCACGCTCTCGCTGGTGGTGGTGCCGAGCAAGAGCGCGATGGAGACCCAGACGATGATCAGCGAGGGCAGCGACCGCTACGCCCTGGCCGAGGACAACGTCGTCCACGAGATGTCGCACCAGTGGTGGGGCGACCAGGTCACGCCGAACGACTGGCGCGACGTCTGGATGAGCGAGGGCATGGCGATGTACATCCAGTACCGCTGGCTCGACCACGTCGACCACTACCCGACCGGCACCTGGGTGTCCTACGAGACCTCGCGGGAGGACGACATGCTGCTGAGCAAGTATGGGCCGCCAGGCGCCTACAACCGGGCCGACTTCGGTTCCTCGAACATCTACCTGCCGCCGGCGCGGATGTGGTGGAAGCTGTCGGAGTCGCTCGGCAGGAGCCGCTTCGACACGCTGCTGCGTGGCTGGACCGCCAGCCATCCGCACTCCTCGCAGAGCCGCGAGACGCTCGAGGACTGGTGGAGCACGGCGTCCGGACGGGATCTGCACTCGTTCTTCCAGGGCTGGCTGCTGGCCACCGAGGACCCGTCGTAG
- a CDS encoding GAP family protein: MGEAIGGLLPVAVGVAISPFPIIGMVLMLLTPKAKPNGFSFLLGWVGGIAVAGTLVILVVNAIGASGDDHAPATWTYWLKLVLGVALLLLGVRRWQGRPHAGEEVALPKWMAALADFTPVRSVGLAVLLSAVNPKNLILVIGGATTLVQAELSTGQDVVAWAVFTVIATIGVAAPLGIYLFLGDRAVTVLDGLNAWMSTNNAAIMAVLILVFGTKLVGEAIAGIF; this comes from the coding sequence ATGGGCGAGGCCATCGGCGGGCTGTTGCCTGTGGCGGTAGGCGTGGCGATCAGCCCCTTCCCGATCATCGGCATGGTGCTGATGCTGCTCACCCCGAAGGCGAAGCCCAACGGCTTCTCCTTCCTGCTCGGGTGGGTCGGTGGGATCGCCGTCGCCGGCACCCTCGTGATCCTCGTGGTCAACGCCATCGGCGCCTCCGGCGACGACCACGCTCCGGCCACGTGGACCTACTGGCTCAAGCTGGTGCTCGGTGTGGCGCTGCTCCTGCTCGGCGTACGGCGGTGGCAGGGCCGTCCGCACGCGGGCGAGGAGGTGGCCCTGCCGAAGTGGATGGCCGCGCTCGCCGACTTTACGCCCGTCAGGTCGGTCGGTCTCGCGGTGCTGCTCAGCGCCGTCAACCCGAAGAACCTGATCCTCGTGATCGGCGGAGCCACCACCCTCGTCCAGGCCGAGCTGAGCACCGGTCAGGATGTCGTCGCCTGGGCGGTCTTCACGGTGATCGCCACCATCGGCGTCGCGGCGCCGTTGGGGATCTACCTCTTCCTCGGCGACCGGGCGGTCACCGTCCTGGACGGCCTCAACGCGTGGATGTCCACCAACAACGCGGCCATCATGGCCGTGCTGATCCTCGTGTTCGGCACCAAGCT